A stretch of the Archaeoglobus neptunius genome encodes the following:
- a CDS encoding sulfite exporter TauE/SafE family protein, translated as MMAIMAVLTFAAFTVRVVTGFGSAILLSPIFSNIVPPKEAVVLIILLESFVNLIFVFNEKLNFKLKEVYLGGLSGIGAGIFFFGIASQELIGLTIGAGMAVLAVLMLSGFTFRVRNSKNLFLGLGFVSGIMGVLTGVNGPQIVLALTSQGYRAEFIRSFMITYLLVIDTVTLLAYLFSGYLTAKTLVKFAILAPFVCASYLVGKQILGKLDGENLRKIMLLAVMLSSIILIARYGGGLIG; from the coding sequence ATGATGGCAATCATGGCAGTTCTTACATTCGCCGCCTTCACGGTGAGAGTTGTCACCGGATTCGGCAGCGCCATTCTTCTCTCACCAATTTTCTCGAATATCGTACCTCCAAAAGAGGCCGTGGTTCTTATCATCCTGCTTGAATCTTTCGTAAACCTGATTTTTGTGTTTAATGAAAAGTTGAATTTCAAGCTTAAAGAGGTGTATCTGGGTGGTCTTTCCGGAATCGGCGCTGGAATATTCTTCTTCGGAATCGCATCTCAGGAATTAATCGGTCTGACGATAGGAGCGGGGATGGCGGTGCTTGCAGTTCTAATGCTTTCAGGATTTACCTTCAGGGTAAGGAACAGCAAAAATCTATTCCTTGGACTCGGTTTTGTTAGTGGGATTATGGGTGTGCTTACTGGGGTAAACGGACCGCAAATTGTGCTTGCACTCACAAGTCAGGGATACAGAGCAGAATTTATAAGGAGTTTCATGATAACGTATCTTCTCGTAATCGATACCGTTACGCTCCTTGCCTACCTGTTTTCAGGATATCTGACTGCAAAAACGCTGGTAAAGTTCGCCATACTCGCACCTTTTGTATGTGCCTCGTACTTGGTTGGTAAACAGATTCTCGGAAAGCTTGACGGAGAAAATTTAAGGAAGATTATGCTTCTGGCAGTTATGCTCTCCTCCATCATTCTGATAGCAAGATACGGAGGTGGTTTGATTGGATAG